The Bradyrhizobium sp. CCBAU 051011 DNA segment TCGTGGGCCGCAATTTCGAGCATCGATTATTGAGGATAGTCTGATCTGCACCACTGCCCCACGTCCACTATTCAAGATACTTTGTTCGGTCCATTTGCTTGTTCCAACTTGAACTACAGCCCTATTCCCGTAAGCATCCGCCCAAGCTTACGATTACCCACATTTTTGAGTCAGAGTTTTGCTCCCGTTGCGATATCGATGAATCGCGATAATCCGCGCCACATGATCAGATTCCCTGGTGGCGGATCGTTGGCGCGGGCGAGATAGCCGCCGAGCCTGGCGATCTTGATGAGATAATGCGACAATGTTTTTCGTTGTGTGCTGACTGGATTCTTGTCTTTGACGAGCCGATCAAGCAATTGGATTTCAGCTTTGGTCAGCACAAATTCCGGTGAAGCATTTGGCGCTGAACGATTGAGCATCGTCATCCAAAAAATGCGCCAGCTCACAACGCAGAATACCGAGATCAGATTCGTCAATCGCTGAGCAGTCCGCAGTTGCGAGTCCTCTGCCCTACAGCCGGATTTGAGTATCTTGTGGAAGACCTCGATCTTCCATCGCAGGGAATACCATTCGAGTTTCTCGATCGCATCCCCGCGCGATTGCACCGGAAGATCGGTCAGGAGTTTCCATTCAATCTTTTTTCTGTTCTTTGGCGCTCCTCTTTCATCAGCGTGGATCACCGTCAAAGTCAAAGCTGGATACCGCGACTGCTTGCCTATCGGTGGCAGAATACGGATTTTGCGATACCGGATTTCAAGAACAGCCTGATCTGGATTGCCCTTGCTATCCTGGACTTCGATCCGGTGGAGACCTTTGACCAAGACCTCATCCATTATCGTTGCAACGGTATGATCGCCATCGCCTGCCAGGCGATTGACACAGGTTCTTACCAAGAAATGCGTTCCAACCTCTTGGGCGGCGCAAAACAATTCATAAATATCGGCCTCACGATCACCGATATGGATGCATTGCGATGGCTTCTCGAAAAGCTCCGTGGATTGCTTGAGGTTCTCCAGCCACCGAATGCTCTCCTTGGTTTCAATGGGGATCCGTGTCAGGTTGACCTCGCGCCTGAGCGCAGCGACCCCTCTGAATTTCTTTCTGGTCCAGAACTTCACAGCGCTGAGCCCCAGTGGAAGCCCATCGAGGGTCACCGCAAGGCTCGAATGCATCAATATTCCGCATGTCGTGTACGTTTGGGGTTTTCCGTCCAATCTTCGAGAGTTGCTTTTGGGGATGCGCTTAATCATCCCGATCAGATCCGGGCGCTCCCTTTGATAGGTGAATTCGGTCGTATCATGCAGAACAAGAACAGGTCCCTTCGCAGCCGCGATGCGTTCCCGCGTCGATTTAAAATGACCAGACAGGATGTCGGCCTCGCTTACTCGTTCATTGGAGAAGAAACGATAGGCCGCCTTGGTATTCGCCCAGTCTTGGCAAACCATAGGAATGCTCTGGCCGACGTCTCCACCAATCTGCTTCAGCAGCATGCGAAATCTCTCGCCAAGCCGAGCGTCCTGGAATTCGCACAGCGCAGCTTCACGGTCAAACCAGGTCACCGCGTCAGACGCCGACCGATGCGCCTTCTCATCCCGGGCGCGTGAAGTCAGTCCCATAGAGCACCTCTTCTCGAATCAGGTGCCCATCAAAGAATCACAAGCGATTCTAGCGACTCAAGTTTTTCGGCTCAGTGCACCTCAAAAAAATGTGGGTAATCGTAAGCCGCCCAAGGCCGCGGGAGACTCTGGTCCGAACTCCAGGCCGGCCGTGCAATGATGTGTGGACGGCGTATTTTCCGCGATTGACGGCCGGTTCGTGCGATGGCCTCGTTTCTATCAAGGAGCGAGGTTATGCTGATCGAAGAGCAGCTTCGGGAGCGGCTAAAGAAGGTGGAGGCGCTGTATTTCGGCGCGACCACTGCGGGAGAACGTGATGCCGCCGAAGCCGCAGCAGAGCGGCTGAAGGCCAAGCTCGAGGAGGCCTGCCGCCGCGATCCCGCCGTCGAGATGAAGTTCAGCTTGCCGGACCAATGGTCGGTCCGATTGTTCATCGCCTTGTGCAGGCGTTATGGCATTCGGCCGTTCCGATATCCGCGGCAGCGCTCGACGACGATCATGGTCAGGGCGCCGCGCCGCTTTTTCGACACCGTGGTGTGGCGGCAGTTTTCTGACCTGCACACGGACCTCTGGCTCTATTTCGAGCAGACGACGGAGCGGCTGATCCGGGAGGCTATCCACGCCGATACTGCGGACGCCGAGACCGCAGTCGAGCCGGCCAGCCTACGATGACGCGCCTCATGCCGCCATCCCAGTTCGTTCGGGTGCGACACTCCATTTCCACGCCAGAAGATCGCGCAGCCCGTCGATGCCGGTTTGACCCGACGTGATAGTTAGGCTGCCTGAGCGGCGGCGGGATTTGACGCCGTGCGTTTCCATTCCCAGGGCAGCAGCTCATGGAGCCGCCCCTGCGGGATGCCGGCGATGCGGCCGAGTACGTCGGCAAGCCAGGCCAGCGGATCGATATCGTTGAGCTTGGCCGTCATGATCAGCGTGGCCATGGCAGCGGCACGGTCGGCCCCGCGTTCGGAGCCGGCGAACAGCCAGGATTTGCGTACGCATACGACGAAGACTTCGCCGGAGGAATACCTATTCCCAACCATCTGCTGGAGACCAAAGGCGCTTTGAGGAGATGGCAAAGCACTCTCTTCCAGGTCGACTTGCCGCTCGCGGCGATGTCGATTCTGCCATTCCACACTCAGCTTGTTCGGCTCACGATTGTCACGTTTCTCATAAACACACCACAACCGTGCAAACGGCTTAGTTTCTAGGCTGCCGACGCGCGGAGCACCAGAGTTCCGGCGCGAAGTAGATCGGCAGCCAACTTTGCGGTCATTGGCCCTGTTCTTAGTTGAATCAAATTACACCGGCGCTGCGGCGTTTATCGGCGCCGTCTGAAGTCCGCTCGCGAGTGCGACAGCATCGAGCAAGATCGTTTTCGTACGCTGACATACCAGACTACAACTAGTTCTGCTGCGATATGGCATGAAACGCGGCAGACCTGCCGACCTGACCGAAGGACGCGTCCGCGACGGCGGTGCTCGACGTGAGATCTCCGCAGGGGCTCGCGGCTCGCGATCTCTAACTGGGCACGATCAATTCGGCTCGTGTCCTTGCGCTTAGCCCCCAAACCCTAAACGCTCGTAATGCGAGGTCGATGACGCGGGCTCCGGCGACCTTGACGGCACGCGATCACTGGGTCAGAGCGCTAGCATGCGCGCGAGCGTTGTCATTATTGCTCATCGT contains these protein-coding regions:
- a CDS encoding IS4 family transposase — protein: MGLTSRARDEKAHRSASDAVTWFDREAALCEFQDARLGERFRMLLKQIGGDVGQSIPMVCQDWANTKAAYRFFSNERVSEADILSGHFKSTRERIAAAKGPVLVLHDTTEFTYQRERPDLIGMIKRIPKSNSRRLDGKPQTYTTCGILMHSSLAVTLDGLPLGLSAVKFWTRKKFRGVAALRREVNLTRIPIETKESIRWLENLKQSTELFEKPSQCIHIGDREADIYELFCAAQEVGTHFLVRTCVNRLAGDGDHTVATIMDEVLVKGLHRIEVQDSKGNPDQAVLEIRYRKIRILPPIGKQSRYPALTLTVIHADERGAPKNRKKIEWKLLTDLPVQSRGDAIEKLEWYSLRWKIEVFHKILKSGCRAEDSQLRTAQRLTNLISVFCVVSWRIFWMTMLNRSAPNASPEFVLTKAEIQLLDRLVKDKNPVSTQRKTLSHYLIKIARLGGYLARANDPPPGNLIMWRGLSRFIDIATGAKL